TGCCCATGAAGTTGGTAAAAATGCAGGCAAAGATGATGAATGAGGTATGGAGCAATTTGCAAAAGATATCACTTTGAAACGCTTGTCTGAACCAGAAGATATTGCTAATGCAGTAGGCTTCTTAGCGGGAGATGATTCAAATTATATCACTGGACAAACAATAGTTGTCGATGGTGGTATGGTATTCCATTAAAAATGATTAATACTGACACTGTGGGTTTCACTCACAGTGTTTTTTAAGAAGTATAAAAAATTATCCTATCTTGGTTATTGGAGTGATGGCACCTTTGAGGTATAGTCATGTTTTGTTTTATAGATATAGCGTGCTATAATAGACTTACTATGACCCAGAAAAAACTTAGAAAATATGCAGTAGTTGACTTGGAGGCTACTGGAGCAGGTCCCAATGCTTCTATTATTCAGGTTGGGATTGTTATTATCCAAGGAAATAAAATTATTGATAGTTATGAAACAGATGTTAATCCTCATGAATCTTTGGATGAGCATATTGTTCATTTGACAGGTATTACGGATAAGCAGTTGGCTAAAGCTCCGGATTTTGGTCAAGTGGCGCATCACATTTATCAATTGATTGAAGATTGTATTTTTGTTGCCCACAATGTAAAGTTCGATGCAAATTTATTGGCAGAAGCTCTTTTTTTAGAAGGATATGAGTTAACAATACCACGTGTTGATACTGTTGAATTAGCCCAACTATTTTTCCCTCGCTTTGAAAAGTATAACCTTAGTCACCTATCTAGGCAGCTCAATATTGATTTGGCAGAAGCTCATACTGCTATTGCAGATGCAAGAGCTACAGCTATACTGTTTTTAAGACTTTTACAAAAAATTGAGAGCCTTCCAATTGAGTGCTTAGAAAGCTTATTAGTCTATTCAGATAGCCTGCTATTTGAAACAGCAATGGTCATTCAAGAAGGATTAGCCAAAGCCAAACCTTATGATCCCAACAAATACATTAAAATCAGACAGATTCTCTTACCAAAGGGCTCAAAAGCTCTCAAGCCTTATCAAATATCAAAAAGCTTCCCTATTAATATGGCACTATTAGGTCTGGAAGAAAGGCCTAAACAGACTCAATTTGCTCAGTTAATTGACGAAGATTACCATCAGGGAGTAGCTAGTTTTATTGAAGCTCAGACAGGTATTGGAAAAACCTACGGCTACCTGCTACCCCTTTTGGCAAAAGAAGATCAAAACCAAATCATTGTCAGTGTGCCCACCAAACTTCTTCAAGACCAATTAATGGCTGGTGAAGTAGCTGCTATTCAAGAACAATTTCACATCGCCTGCCATAGTTTAAAAGGGCCCGCCAATTACCTAAAGCTAGATAGCTTTGCAGATAGTTTGGACCAAAATGACCAGAACCGTTTGGTGAATCGTTATAAAATGCAATTATTGGTTTGGCTCTTAGAAACTAAGACAGGAGACCTTGACGAAATCAAACAAAAGCAGCGCTTTGCAGCTTATTTTGAGCAGCTTAAGCACGATGGAGACATTAAGCAGTCTTCTGAATTTTACGATTACGATTTTTGGAGAGTTAGTTATGAAAAAGCCAAAACAGCCCGTCTCCTGATTACCAACCATGCTTATTTTTTACACCGTGTTCAAGATGACAAGGACTTTGCTAGAAACAAGGTCTTGGTCTTTGATGAGGCCCAAAAGCTGATGCTCCAATTAGATCAATTATCACGTCATCAGCTTAACCTGACGGTTTTTTTACAAACAATACAGGCCAAGTTAAGCAACCCTTTACCTCTTTTAGAAAAACGCTTATTGGAAAGCTTGTCGTTTGAACTGGGACAAGTGTCAAGTGATTACTATCAAAATAAAGAGCACCAGCTTGCTCATGATTGGTCTCGTATAGCTGGCTACGCCAAAGAATTAACAGGAGCAGATTATCAAGAGTTACAAGCCTTTTTTGCTACCTCAGATGGTGACTACTGGCTTAGTAGCGAAAAGCAAGAGGAGAAGCGAGTGACTTATCTAAACAGTGCTAGTAAGGCATTTATTCATTTCCAACAGCTCTTACCAGAAACGGTGAAAACTTATTTTGTTTCTGCCACTTTAACCATCAGCTCAGAAGTAACCTTGGCAGACCTATTAGGTTTTGAAGAGTATCTCTATCATGTCATTGAAAAGGATAAAAAGCAAGACCAGTTGGTGCTTGTTGATCAAGAGGCGCCTATCGTGACAGAAGTCAGTGACCAAATCTATGTGGAAGCAATTGCAAAACGAATCGAAAGCTTGAAGCAAGAGGGTTATCCTATTTTAGTGCTTTTTAATTCTAAAAAACACTTGCTGTTGGTTTCAGACTATCTAGACCAATGGCAGGTGCCTCACTTAGCGCAGGAAAAGAATGGAACAGCTTATAATATTAAAAAACGGTTTGATCAAGGAGAGCAAACTATTTTGCTTGGTTTAGGTTCTTTTTGGGAAGGAGTTGATTTTATTCAAGCGGATCGTATGATTACCCTTATCGCACGATTGCCCTTTGATAACCCAGAGGATTTCTTTGTTAAGAAAATGAGTCATTATCTATTGGAAAAAGGTAAAAATCCTTTCAGAGATTACTTCTTGCCAATGACTATTTTGCGATTAAAACAGGCTATTGGTCGCACGATGCGTCGACAAGATCAAAAGTCAGTGGTTATTATTTTGGATCGTCGTCTCCTTACAAAGTCCTATGGACAAGTTATTTTGGAAGGTCTCGGTCAGGAATTTTTGATTTCTCAACAAAATTTTCACGATTGTCTAGTAGAAACGGACTGTTTTCTGATATAATGGAAAGGATCTATTATATCAGAAAAATTTTTAATGGCGTTAAGCACAATCAACTAACATTTAAATTAGTTTGAACTTTTATTATGCTCTTTTAGACAACTGTTCAAATGTTTTCGAATTGTTTTTTTGATAAGGACAATAAATGAACAAATTTTTGGTTTTAGTAAACCCAATTACTGTTCTTTTCATTAGTGTCAGTTGCTATCAAAACAGCTTGTCATAGTTCGTGCGATCAGTAGCGAGTATTGGTAAAACTGAAACCGTAGATTATGAAAAAATGATCTGTTGAGCATTAATTAATCTGAAGATAAGAAGTCGATAAAAAGGAGATACGATGCCCAAACTATCAAAGCGAGTTTTAGAAATGAAAGAGAGTGTTACTCTGGCTGCAGGTGCTAGAGCTAAGGCTTTGAAAGCGCAGGGCCGCGATGTACTGAATTTAACTTTAGGAGAACCAGATTTTTTTACACCTAAGCACATTCAAGACAAGGCGATTGAATCTATTCAAAATGGTACGGCTAGCTTTTATACAAATGCTTCTGGGCTTCCAGAATTAAAAGCTGCGATTGCCACATACCTGAAAAATCAGTATGGGTATCACTTGTCTCCTGATCAGATTGTGGCAGGAACAGGTGCCAAGTTCATCCTTTATGCCTTTTTTATGGCTGTTTTAAATCCTGGTGACCAAGTTCTCATTCCAACACCATATTGGGTATCTTATTCTGACCAAGTAAAAATGGCAGAAGGTCAGCCGATCTTCGTTCAAGGACTAGAAGAAAATCAATTCAAGGTAACTGTTGACCAGCTGGAAAGAGCAAGGACAAGTAAGACTAAAGTTGTCCTTATCAATTCTCCTTCCAATCCAACAGGCATGATTTATGGTGCTGAGGAATTAAGGGCCATTGGAGAATGGGCGGTGCACAACGATATTCTTATTCTGGCAGATGATATTTACGGGTCCTTAGTCTATAACGGCAATCAGTTTGTTCCTATTTCAACACTCTCAGAAGCGATTCGGCGTCAAACCATTACGGTCAATGGCGTGGCTAAAAGTTATGCCATGACAGGCTGGCGGGTTGGTTTTGCAGCAGGTGAACCAGAGATCATTTCGGCAATGAGTAAGATCATCGGGCAGACTACCTCTAACCTGACAACCGTTTCACAATATGCTGCTATCGAGGCTTTCTGTGGTAGTCAGTCATCACTTGAAGAGATGCGATTAGCATTTGAAGAGCGCCTTAATATCACTTATCCATTGTTGTGTCAGGTCCCTGGGTTTGAGGTTGTTAAACCACAAGGAGCTTTTTACTTCTTTCCAAACGTTAAGAAAGCCATGGAAATGACAGGTTTTTCCGATGTGACAAGCTTTGCTAATGCTATTTTAGAGGAAGTCGGATTAGCTGTTGTGAGTGGAGCAGGCTTTGGCGCACCGGAAAATGTTCGTCTGAGTTATGCTACAGATATCGAAACCCTTAAAGAAGCTGTTCGTAGACTGCATGTCTTTATGGAAAGTAATGAAATTAATTAAATAAAAATAGAGAGAAACTTATGTCAAAAAAACTTATTTCAATTGTTGATGTTAAAGATTATGTTGGTCAAGAAGTTACTATTGGTGCTTGGGTTGCTAACAAATCAGGTAAAGGTAAGATTGCGTTTGTACAGTTACGCGATGGTTCTGCTTTTTTCCAAGGTGTCGCTTTTAAACCAAACTTCATTGAAAAATATGGTGAAGAATCAGGTCTTGAAAAATTTGACGTTATTAAACGTCTCAACCAAGAAACATCTGTTTATGTAACAGGGATTGTTAAAGAGGATGAGCGTTCTAAATTTGGCTATGAACTTGATATTACTGACCTTGAAATCATTGGAGAGTCACATGAATATCCTATAACTCCTAAAGAGCATGGGACAGACTTCTTGATGGACAACCGTCATCTTTGGTTGCGTTCTCGTAAACAAATGGCTGTTATGCAAATTCGTAACGCTATTATTTATGCAACTTATGAATTCTTTGACCAAAATGGTTTTATCAAATTTGATAGCCCAATTTTATCAGAAAATGCAGCAGAAGATTCAACAGAGTTATTCGAAACAGACTATTTTGGGAAACCAGCATTTCTTAGCCAATCTGGTCAATTATACCTTGAAGCTGGAGCAATGGCTCTAGGCCGAGTTTTCGACTTTGGTCCAGTCTTTCGTGCTGAAAAATCTAAAACACGTCGCCATTTAACAGAATTTTGGATGATGGATGCTGAGTATTCTTTCTTATCACATGAGGAATCACTTGACCTTCAAGAAGCTTATGTTAAAGCATTGATCCAAGGCGTTCTAGATCGTGCGCCTCAAGCACTTGATATTTTAGAACGTGATGTTGAGGCTCTCAAACGTTATATCACAGAGCCATTCAAGCGTGTTTCTTATGATGATGCTATTACACTTCTTCAAGAGCATGAAGCAGATGAAGATACAGATTATGAACATTTAGAGCATGGTGATGACTTTGGTTCCCCACATGAAACTTGGATTTCTAATTACTTTGGAGTACCGACATTTGTAGTGAATTACCCAGCAAGCTTTAAAGCATTTTATATGAAACCAGTTCCTGGAAATCCAGAACGCGTTCTTTGTGCTGATCTTTTAGCTCCAGAAGGTTATGGAGAGATCATTGGCGGCTCAATGCGTGAAGACAACTACGATGCTCTTGTGGCTAAAATGGATGAACTAGGTATGGATAAATCAGAATATGACTTTTACCTTGACCTTCGTAAATATGGCTCTGTTCCTCATGGCGGTTTTGGTATAGGTATTGAACGTATGGTAACTTTTGTTGCTGGTACCAAACATATTCGCGAAGCTATTCCATTCCCACGTATGTTACATCGGATTAGACCCTAATAATACAAAAAGTTCATGTCATCTATGAACTTTTTGTATTGGTAAGAAGTGAGTGTGTTATAAAAACATCAATATGTCCTAAAGGAGAGATAAGAAATAGTAGAGTTTGAACCTACATCCTTTGTGAAGATAAATTTTGGAAGTTTAGTAGATCAGTTAGCAGATAAGACAATATAGCTTTGCTCAAGGGATATTTTATAGACAAGTATTTGGACTACGATTATCAAATAGACACTCTCATTTGATACTAAAAAGGTCTCGTCTATTCATATAATAGGAGAGCTACGGGAGTTATTATTAAAATTAGCTGATTTTTACAGTTCAAAATGTGTTACCACTTTTTCACTTCTTAGCTTTCTTATGTATGTGGTATAATGAAGGTGGACGGTTCGATAGAGAAAGGGAAATTGTAAATGTCAGACAAACACATTAATTTAGTTATTGTGACAGGAATGAGCGGCGCTGGAAAAACAGTTGCCATTCAGTCTTTTGAGGATCTAGGCTACTTTACCATTGATAATATGCCCCCAGCCTTGGTTCCAAAATTTTTAGAATTAATTGAACAAACCAATGAAAATCGTAGGGTGGCTTTGGTTGTCGATATGAGAAGTCGTTTGTTTTTCAAGGAAATTAATTCTACCTTAGATAGTATTGAAAGCAATCCTAGCATTGATTTTCGGATTCTTTTTTTGGATGCAACGGATGGAGAATTGGTGTCACGCTATAAAGAAACCAGACGGAGCCACCCTTTGGCTGCGGACGGTCGTGTGCTTGATGGTATTCGATTGGAAAGAGAACTCCTATCTCCTTTGAAAAGCATGAGCCAACATGTGGTGGATACAACAAAATTGACCCCTAGACAATTGCGTAAAACCATTTCAGACCAGTTTTCTGAAGGGTCTAATCAAGCCTCTTTCCGTATTGAAGTGATGAGCTTTGGGTTCAAATATGGTCTTCCTTTGGATGCGGATTTGGTTTTTGATGTGCGTTTTCTACCCAATCCTTATTATCAGGTAGAGCTTCGTGAAAAAACAGGACTAGATGAGGACGTTTTTAATTATGTGATGTCTCACCCAGAATCAGAGGTGTTTTACAAGCATTTGTTAAACCTTATTGTCCCTATCTTACCGGCTTACCAAAAAGAAGGGAAGTCTGTCTTGACGGTGGCTATTGGCTGCACAGGAGGCCAACACCGCAGCGTTGCCTTTGCCCATTGCTTGGCAGAAAGTCTGGCAACAGATTGGTCGGTTAATGAAAGCCATCGTGATCAAAATCGTCGTAAGGAAACGGTGAATCGTTCATGAAAAATCCTAAAATGACTGTTATAGGTGGGGGTACTGGCATCTCCATTATCCTAAAAAGCCTTCGTAATGAAGCAGTTGATATTACTGCTGTGGTCACTGTTGCAGATGATGGTGGTTCCTCAGGAGAACTTCGTAATGCCATGCAATTAGCTCCGCCAGGAGACTTACGGAATGTCTTGTTAGCGATGAGTGACATGCCAAAATTTTATGAGCGGGTTTTCCAATACCGTTTTAACGAGAGTGATGGAGCCTTGGCTGGTCACCCTCTAGGCAATCTCATTATTGCTGGTATCTCTGAAATGCAAGGCTCAACCTACAATGCCATTCAAATTTTAACCAAATTTTTCCATATTACAGGTAAAATTTACCCCTCTAGCGAGCAGGCCTTGACCCTTCATGCTGTTTTTAAAGATGGGCATGAAGTAGCAGGAGAAAGTTCTATTGCCAAATACCCAGGCATGATTGACCATGTCTATGTGACCAACACCTACAACGACCAAAAGCCTCAGGCCAGTCGTAAGGTGGTTGAGGCTATTCTAGAAAGTGACATGATTGTCTTGGGACCAGGCTCACTGTTTACCTCTATTTTACCTAATTTGGTCATTCCAGAAATTAAAGAAGCTTTGCGCCAGACTAAAGCAGAAGTGGTGTATATTTGTAATATCATGACCCAGTATGGTGAAACAGAACAATTTTCAGATGCAGACCATGTGGCTGTTTTAAATCAGCACTTAGGAAGAGATTTGATTGATACGGTTTTGGTAAATGTGGCTAAGGTGCCGCAGGCTTACATGAATTCTAACAAATTTGATGAATACCTCGTTCAGGTTGATCACGACTTTGCTGGCCTTTGCAGGGCTGCTAAGCGTGTGATTTCGTCTTATTTTTTACGGTTGGAGAATGGCGGAGCTTTTCACGATGGTAACTTAGTGGTGGAAGAATTAATGAATTTAGTGAGGATAGTCAAGCAATGAGTTTTACAACCAAGGTCAAAGAGGAATTAATTCACTTGTCCACAGGTGACAACAATGAATTGGCCGCCATTATCAAATTATCAGGCAGCTTGGGCTTAGCTCACCAAAGCCTTCATTTATCCATTACCACTGAAAATGCTAAAATTGCCCGCTACATTTATTCTCTTATTGAAGACGCCTATGTTATCGTGCCAGAAATCAGGTATCATCAAAAGACGAACCTGCGCAAAAACCGTGTTTACACCGTCTATGTTGAGCAAGGTGTGGAAACCATTTTAGCCGATTTGAAATTAGCGGACTCCTTTTTTGGTCTGGAAACAGGCATCGAACCTCAGGTTTTATCAGACGATAATGCTGGCCGTTCTTATCTTAAAGGGGCTTTTCTAGCGGCAGGTAGCATCAGAGATCCTGAGTCAGGCAAGTATCAGTTAGAAATCTATTCAGTTTATCTTGATCATGCTCAAGATTTAGCTCAACTCATGCAAAAATTTATGCTAGATGCCAAAACCATCGAGCATAAAAGCGGTGCAGTTACTTATTTGCAAAAGGCAGAAGATATCATGGACTTTTTAATTATAATTGGTGCCATGTCCTGCAAAGAAGACTTTGAAGCCATCAAATTACTTCGAGAAGCTCGAAATGATATTAACCGTGCCAATAATGCAGAAACAGCTAATATTGCCAAAACTATCAGTGCTAGCATGAAAACCATTAATAATATTATTAAAATCATGGACACAATTGGTTTAGAAAGTTTACCGATTGAATTGCAACAGGTAGCCCAGCTTCGGGTTAAGCATCCAGACTATTCCATTCAACAAGTTGCTGATGCTCTTGAGTTCCCAATCACCAAGAGCGGGGTCAACCATCGCTTGCGTAAAATCAATAAAATTGCAGATGACTTATAGAACATTTTTATCGTATGAGCCTTTGTTCATACGATTTTTTTGTCTAAAAGTCGTTTTCCATTGTTTTTTTGAAGTGTCTGATGTTCTGTGATATGATAAAAGGGATAATAACGTTTGTAAAGGAGACTGATAATGGCATGTACAACTATACTAGTTGTAGTGCCTAAATAATGCTTTTAAAACTTAAAAATAATATCGATGTTATCCATAGTAACCTCGACTCTATCTATCAATTGCTTAACTATCCTAGATTGAACATCATACGAAGATTTTCTAATGTCAAGGTTATCCATCAGCATTCCAAGAGAGTCTTCGTTTTTCTTGTCTAAATAATTCAATTTAATTGCTTTGTTATAATCATCTTTTAAATGATTGAGTTCTTCGATGTCTTTTTTTAGTTTTGGTAGGTCAATCAAATCATTAATATATAAATCGTTTAGACGATTGATTTTTTTATCGATTATCTCTATTTCTTTTTTTAAAGGTGTAATATCAATTATATTGTCATCTTTTTTTATTTTTTTAAGATATTCTTTATCGTGTTGAAGTTTATAAAGAACATCAATAACATATTTTTCGATGTGTTTTTTTTCATATCGACCAGTGTTACAAATCTTTTGGTTATTATAATTATTAACACTTCGTCTAGCCAAACTTTCTGTTTTATTAACACAAACGTAAGTTTGCCTTCTCGTACCATCGTTCTTAGCTCTTCCTGTGCATACTTTTAAAGGGGCACCACAATAACCGCATTTTGCTATGTGAGAAAGCATATATTTCCCTTGAAAAGGTCTAGTATTTGTTTTCGTATCTGTCCTATGTGCTAAAGCTATTTGCGCTTTATTATATGTTTTTTCGTCGATAATGGCTTGATGATCACCTGAGAAAGTTTGTTCCCTATACTTCACTAATCCTTTATATGTTTCATTTTCTAATATTCTTTTTACTTTTACATGTGTCCACGTATTCCCGACGAAATTGTCTCTCGCGTAATTTGTAATTGACATGATTGAGCAGCCAGAGATTATCATATTAAACATTTGTCTGACATTGGCAGCCTCTAACTCATTGACTGACAATGTTTTTTCATCTTTATTGTATCTATAACCATAAGGTGGTGTTTTCCAAGCCGTTGTTTTTCCAGATTTTGCTCTATTCATAACACCAAACTGCATTCTCTCTTTAATCTGTTCTCTTTCAAACTCTGCAATAGCTGATAAGAGAGTGAGAAAGAGATTTCCCATTGCTGAAGAAGTGTCGATATTTTCTTTTAAGCTGACAAAGTGGATATTGTTAGCAGTAAATACATCTTTGACTAAGTAAAGCGTGTCTTTTACATTTCTTGATAGCCTGTCTAGTTTATAGACTAAAATAGTATCAAATTTATTGTTT
The genomic region above belongs to Streptococcus pyogenes and contains:
- a CDS encoding bifunctional DnaQ family exonuclease/ATP-dependent helicase, which gives rise to MTQKKLRKYAVVDLEATGAGPNASIIQVGIVIIQGNKIIDSYETDVNPHESLDEHIVHLTGITDKQLAKAPDFGQVAHHIYQLIEDCIFVAHNVKFDANLLAEALFLEGYELTIPRVDTVELAQLFFPRFEKYNLSHLSRQLNIDLAEAHTAIADARATAILFLRLLQKIESLPIECLESLLVYSDSLLFETAMVIQEGLAKAKPYDPNKYIKIRQILLPKGSKALKPYQISKSFPINMALLGLEERPKQTQFAQLIDEDYHQGVASFIEAQTGIGKTYGYLLPLLAKEDQNQIIVSVPTKLLQDQLMAGEVAAIQEQFHIACHSLKGPANYLKLDSFADSLDQNDQNRLVNRYKMQLLVWLLETKTGDLDEIKQKQRFAAYFEQLKHDGDIKQSSEFYDYDFWRVSYEKAKTARLLITNHAYFLHRVQDDKDFARNKVLVFDEAQKLMLQLDQLSRHQLNLTVFLQTIQAKLSNPLPLLEKRLLESLSFELGQVSSDYYQNKEHQLAHDWSRIAGYAKELTGADYQELQAFFATSDGDYWLSSEKQEEKRVTYLNSASKAFIHFQQLLPETVKTYFVSATLTISSEVTLADLLGFEEYLYHVIEKDKKQDQLVLVDQEAPIVTEVSDQIYVEAIAKRIESLKQEGYPILVLFNSKKHLLLVSDYLDQWQVPHLAQEKNGTAYNIKKRFDQGEQTILLGLGSFWEGVDFIQADRMITLIARLPFDNPEDFFVKKMSHYLLEKGKNPFRDYFLPMTILRLKQAIGRTMRRQDQKSVVIILDRRLLTKSYGQVILEGLGQEFLISQQNFHDCLVETDCFLI
- a CDS encoding pyridoxal phosphate-dependent aminotransferase, translated to MPKLSKRVLEMKESVTLAAGARAKALKAQGRDVLNLTLGEPDFFTPKHIQDKAIESIQNGTASFYTNASGLPELKAAIATYLKNQYGYHLSPDQIVAGTGAKFILYAFFMAVLNPGDQVLIPTPYWVSYSDQVKMAEGQPIFVQGLEENQFKVTVDQLERARTSKTKVVLINSPSNPTGMIYGAEELRAIGEWAVHNDILILADDIYGSLVYNGNQFVPISTLSEAIRRQTITVNGVAKSYAMTGWRVGFAAGEPEIISAMSKIIGQTTSNLTTVSQYAAIEAFCGSQSSLEEMRLAFEERLNITYPLLCQVPGFEVVKPQGAFYFFPNVKKAMEMTGFSDVTSFANAILEEVGLAVVSGAGFGAPENVRLSYATDIETLKEAVRRLHVFMESNEIN
- the asnS gene encoding asparagine--tRNA ligase; the encoded protein is MSKKLISIVDVKDYVGQEVTIGAWVANKSGKGKIAFVQLRDGSAFFQGVAFKPNFIEKYGEESGLEKFDVIKRLNQETSVYVTGIVKEDERSKFGYELDITDLEIIGESHEYPITPKEHGTDFLMDNRHLWLRSRKQMAVMQIRNAIIYATYEFFDQNGFIKFDSPILSENAAEDSTELFETDYFGKPAFLSQSGQLYLEAGAMALGRVFDFGPVFRAEKSKTRRHLTEFWMMDAEYSFLSHEESLDLQEAYVKALIQGVLDRAPQALDILERDVEALKRYITEPFKRVSYDDAITLLQEHEADEDTDYEHLEHGDDFGSPHETWISNYFGVPTFVVNYPASFKAFYMKPVPGNPERVLCADLLAPEGYGEIIGGSMREDNYDALVAKMDELGMDKSEYDFYLDLRKYGSVPHGGFGIGIERMVTFVAGTKHIREAIPFPRMLHRIRP
- the rapZ gene encoding RNase adapter RapZ, which translates into the protein MSDKHINLVIVTGMSGAGKTVAIQSFEDLGYFTIDNMPPALVPKFLELIEQTNENRRVALVVDMRSRLFFKEINSTLDSIESNPSIDFRILFLDATDGELVSRYKETRRSHPLAADGRVLDGIRLERELLSPLKSMSQHVVDTTKLTPRQLRKTISDQFSEGSNQASFRIEVMSFGFKYGLPLDADLVFDVRFLPNPYYQVELREKTGLDEDVFNYVMSHPESEVFYKHLLNLIVPILPAYQKEGKSVLTVAIGCTGGQHRSVAFAHCLAESLATDWSVNESHRDQNRRKETVNRS
- a CDS encoding YvcK family protein yields the protein MKNPKMTVIGGGTGISIILKSLRNEAVDITAVVTVADDGGSSGELRNAMQLAPPGDLRNVLLAMSDMPKFYERVFQYRFNESDGALAGHPLGNLIIAGISEMQGSTYNAIQILTKFFHITGKIYPSSEQALTLHAVFKDGHEVAGESSIAKYPGMIDHVYVTNTYNDQKPQASRKVVEAILESDMIVLGPGSLFTSILPNLVIPEIKEALRQTKAEVVYICNIMTQYGETEQFSDADHVAVLNQHLGRDLIDTVLVNVAKVPQAYMNSNKFDEYLVQVDHDFAGLCRAAKRVISSYFLRLENGGAFHDGNLVVEELMNLVRIVKQ
- the whiA gene encoding DNA-binding protein WhiA, with amino-acid sequence MSFTTKVKEELIHLSTGDNNELAAIIKLSGSLGLAHQSLHLSITTENAKIARYIYSLIEDAYVIVPEIRYHQKTNLRKNRVYTVYVEQGVETILADLKLADSFFGLETGIEPQVLSDDNAGRSYLKGAFLAAGSIRDPESGKYQLEIYSVYLDHAQDLAQLMQKFMLDAKTIEHKSGAVTYLQKAEDIMDFLIIIGAMSCKEDFEAIKLLREARNDINRANNAETANIAKTISASMKTINNIIKIMDTIGLESLPIELQQVAQLRVKHPDYSIQQVADALEFPITKSGVNHRLRKINKIADDL
- a CDS encoding recombinase family protein, whose amino-acid sequence is MRKVAIYSRVSTINQAEEGYSIQGQIEALTKYCEAMEWKIYKNYSDAGFSGGKLERPAITELIEDGKNNKFDTILVYKLDRLSRNVKDTLYLVKDVFTANNIHFVSLKENIDTSSAMGNLFLTLLSAIAEFEREQIKERMQFGVMNRAKSGKTTAWKTPPYGYRYNKDEKTLSVNELEAANVRQMFNMIISGCSIMSITNYARDNFVGNTWTHVKVKRILENETYKGLVKYREQTFSGDHQAIIDEKTYNKAQIALAHRTDTKTNTRPFQGKYMLSHIAKCGYCGAPLKVCTGRAKNDGTRRQTYVCVNKTESLARRSVNNYNNQKICNTGRYEKKHIEKYVIDVLYKLQHDKEYLKKIKKDDNIIDITPLKKEIEIIDKKINRLNDLYINDLIDLPKLKKDIEELNHLKDDYNKAIKLNYLDKKNEDSLGMLMDNLDIRKSSYDVQSRIVKQLIDRVEVTMDNIDIIFKF